TTCCTGACTATTTCTTGATTGATTTTATTGACTAATTCTATATCTATCCTTTCTCTAAAATGAACTAGCATTGACGGGTCAAATGCAGATTCATTACTATATGCTGACATTCCTATAAAGTATTGCAGATACGGGTTCTCCCGAATTTGTTCTACTGTCTCTCTGTCACTTATTCCTAATTTTTCTTTAATTATTAATGCTCCCAACGCCATTCTAAATGTTTTGGCTGGCGCTCCCATTCTTGCTGAAAATATTTCTGCGTACTCTGCTTCAAATTTTGACCAAGGTATCATGTTCGCCATGATTACCCATCGGTTATCTGACGCTAGTTTTCCCCCAAAGGGTAGTTCAAAGTTTTCTGCTGCTTTTTCTTGCTTTTGCGCTCTTCGATACATTTTAACGCAACTTGCTACAAGGATTTTTACTTATCTTACCCTTTTTCTTTTCACCTTATTTTTCTTTCCTGACCCTGAAACTCTTCATTCTGCTATCTTTCGCCCTTATTCAGCCAGCCCTAACGTACAAGTGACGATTTCTTTAACAGAACTGGGTTTAGATGATGAAGACTTGCAAGCAGCAGTAGCGAATTTGCGATCACAGTTAGAAGAAGTGGATGGAGTAGAAGCCGCAAATTTAGTTCCTGTCGAAGATGCACCGAAGAACAGTAAAGCTTTAGGTGGGTGGTTGTTGGGGTTGTTGAATGCAGAAGTTAACCCAGCTAATATTACAAAGTTGTTTCAATTTTTAGGCGATCGCTTCGGTAACAAACCGATTAAGATAGGTGTCAAAGCGCCTGATGGCAGAGAACTAAATATAGAAGCCAGCAGTCGAGAAGAATTTGAATTTGCCCTCCAAAAAGCCCAAGAATTTCTCAACGATAAATCAAACAATTAAGATGGCGAAGGTAGCACTGCTAATCGGGATTAGTGAATATCAAGAGGGATTAACACCGCTACCAAAGGCTGTTAATGATGTGGAAGCGATGCGGCGCATTTTGGTAAACCCCGAAATGGGTGGTTTTGCTGAAGCAGATGTAACAGTCTTGAAAAATCCTGAACGGCAGCAGATGGAAACTGCTATTTTTCAGTTGTATGCCAATTGTCAGAAAGACGATTTGGTACTGTTTTACTTTTCTGGTCATGGCGTGACAGTAGAAAATGGTGATTTTTACTTCTCAACTCGCATTACCAAGAAAGATAAGAATAAATTAATACTTCCCACAGCCGTAGACGCTACAAATGTTCATAAATGGATGAACCAGAGCAAGTCTAAGCGACAGGTAGTAATTTTAGATTGCTGCTTTAGCGGTGCTTTTGCCAAGGGTTTGACAGCCAAAGATGACGGAATTATTGACTTGCAAAAGTATCTAGGTGGTGAAGGAAGGGCAATTCTTACGGCTTCGACTTCTACGCAATATGCTTTTGAGTCTGATGGGTATGACCTTTCGATTTATACCCATTATCTGATACAAGGAATTGAGAAAGGCGCAGCCGATCAAGACGGTGATGGTTTAATTGCAGTAGATGAATTGCATGGCTACGCGAAAAGCAAGGTGCAAGAAGCATCTCCTGCTATGTCACCAGAGTTTTACCCCACTAAAGAAGGTTATCGGATTTTTCTGGCAAAATCACCAAAGGATGATCCTAAACTGAAATATCGTAGGGAAGTAAATAATATAGCGATTGAGGATGAAGGAGATATTTCTGCTCTCAACCGCATCTCTTTGAATTTCTTGAGGAATAATCTAGGTTTGTCAACTGATGAAGCTGATGCAATTGATTTTGAGGTTTTAGAACCTTATCGGAAACGTCAGGAAAAATTGCAAATTTATGAGCAGGCTTTATCTCAAATACAAAGATATCCCCTTAGTGACAGAGAACGCAATGCTTTAAAACGCTTACAGAATGTACTCAATTTTAGAGATGAAGATATAACACAGATTGAACAACGAGTATTGGCAGCAAAACAAGCAGAATATCAACATCAACAGCAGGAAGTTGAGAAGTTGCGCCAAGAACAAGAAGCGGCTGAACTTCAAAAACAACAAGCTGAAAAGCTACGTCAAGAACAAGAAGTAGCTGAATCTTCAAGAAAACAAGCTGAATTACAAGAACAACAAGAAAAGAAATTATCTATTTTAGATATTCCAACTAAGCCTTGTGAATTTGACAGAGCTAGCATAATCATAAACTCTGGGTTTTTAGGTTTCGGGAAAAAGCTTGAAATTAAGCGCAGTCGGGGACAGGCACAATATTTTACAGAACACTTGGGTAATGGCGTTGTTATAGATATGGTGGCAATTCCTGGCGGACAATTCCTCATGGGTTCACCAGAGAATGAGCCACAACGAAGTAACGCAGAAAGCCCACAGCATAAAGTTACTGTTCAACCTTTTTTTATGGGGAAGTTTCCTATTACCCAAGCTCAATGGAAGGCTATTGCTGCTTTGAATAAAGTAAATATTGATTTGAAACATTACCCTTCCAATTTTAAAAGTGCGAATCGACCTGTAGAGAGCGTGTCTTGGTATGATGCAGTTGAGTTTTGCTTGCGTCTCGCTGCCCATACAAACATAGAGTACCGTTTGCCTAGTGAAGCAGAATGGGAATATGCCTGTAGAGCCGGAACGACAACACCATTCCATTTTGGCGAAACAATTACATCAGACTTAGCCAATTATAATGCTAACTATACTTATGGTGCTGGTGTGCAAAGAATATATAGACAACAAACCACAGAAGTAGGGAGCTTTGGAGTAGCTAACGCCTTTGGATTATACGATATGCACGGAAACGTATGGGAATGGTGTCTCGACGATTTGCATAAAGACTACCAAGTTGCGCCAATAGATGGCAGTCCTTGGTTTAACGATATGGTTACTGAGCGCAGCACAACTAATGATAACCTTTATCAAAAGCAAGGAAGAGCCTTACTGCGGGGCGGTTCCTGGGTCAGCAATCCTAATAACTGCCGTTCCGCGTCTCGTGACTACATTTACCGCGATAAATATTCCTACAGTATTGGTTTTCGTGTGGTATGTGCCGTCGAGAGGATTCTCCGTTAGCCCTTTTTACTTTAGTCTTTTTACCCTTTACACTTGTTCTTTTTTCCTTTTTTGTTGCCTCTGACGACTAGATTTTTTTGACAAAAATACCTTCATAATCTTAGGGGCGGACTGTGGCACTGATAATTCTGAGTCATTACAGGAGCGACCAATTAACGTTGTGATGTGACTCGATTGTGATTGAAAATGAGCAGAGCGATCGCTAATTAACATTGTGATGTGACTTGATTGTCATGGAAAATGAGTAAAGCGATCACATCTAAATACTATGTCAGGGATCACAAACTACTAAAGCCGATAACTGTAACGTAGCATACTTGACAGTAGTCTAAATCAAGCATAAGGCATCTTGATTAGTAAAGGCGTAAACTTTTTCAACATAAACACCCGACTCTAGTTATAATTTCCTATAAGTTGAAAAAACTCTTAAGAATAAGCGTAACCAATACGCTGCTCTCACACCGACTAGCTGACAACTAAATTAGGAGGACTATCTATGGCGCTTGTACCAATGCGGCTGCTGTTGGATCACGCGGCTGAGAACGGTTACGGCATCCCAGCTTTTAACGTTAACAACCTGGAGCAAATCCAGGCAATTATGAAGGCGGCTGAAGAGACAGATAGCCCCGTCATTTTGCAAGCTTCCCGTGGCGCTCGTAACTATGCAGGTGAAAACTTCCTACGCCACTTGATTTTGGCTGCGGTAGAAACCTATCCTCACATTCCCATTGTCATGCACCAAGATCATGGTAATGCTCCTTCTACCTGCTACTCAGCTATCAAGAACAACTTCACAAGTGTAATGATGGATGGTTCTTTGGAAGCTGATGCTAAGACACCTGCCAGCTTCGAGTACAACGTTAATGTTACCCGCGAAGTTGTAAATGTAGCTCATGCTTTGGGCGTAAGTGTTGAAGGTGAACTCGGTTGCTTGGGTTCTCTAGAAACCGGCGCGGGTGAAGCTGAAGATGGTCACGGTTTTGAAGGTACTCTTGACCATTCTCAACTGTTAACTGACCCAGATGAAGCAGTTAGCTTCGTAGAAGCAACCCAAGTAGATGCTTTGGCTGTAGCTATCGGTACTAGCCACGGTGCTTACAAGTTTACCCGCAAACCCACTGGGGAAATTTTGGCAATTAGCCGCATTGAAGAAATTCACCGCCGTTTACCTAACACCCATTTGGTAATGCACGGTTCTTCTTCCGTACCCGAAGATTTAATCGCTTTGATTAACGAGTACGGTGGTGCTATTCCTGAAACTTACGGTGTACCTGTAGAAGAAATCCAAAAAGGTATCAAGAGCGGTGTTCGTAAAGTTAACATCGACACCGACAACCGTTTGGCTATCACCGCAGCTGTGCGCGAAGCTTTAGCAAAAAATCCCAAGGAATTTGACCCCCGTCACTTCCTCAAGCCTTCCATCAAATATATGCAGAAGGTTTGTGCTGAACGCTATCAGCAATTTGGTACTGCTGGTAATGCAAGCAAAATTAAGCAAGTTACTCTCGAAGATTTTGCTGCTAAGTACGCTAAGGGCGAACTCAACGCTGTTACCAAGGCTGCTGCTAAGGTTTAATTTTAGTCAAAAAGTTAATAGGGGCAATTGTTTGCTTCTGCAAGGTTTTTGATATTCATATAAATTAACCGGGGGATTTAGTTTTCCCGGTTTTTTGTATTTAGTCCTTCTTTGAGGACTAATACCGTTTCACTTTAATATTGATACACATAGGCAGCAGGGAAAACGAATTAGAGATTTATCATGTGTATCATGTATTTCGTGAATTGGTATAAAGTCCTCTCTGCGTTCGCGCAGCGTGTCGTAGACAGACGCTACGCGAACACTACGAACCTATTATTTCAAATAAATTAATAAATTTAAGCCTGGGATAGTGCGGGAGAGCGTCCACAAAACTAAGGTAATGTATAGCAAACCTAGAGTCCATTGATACCAAGCGAGGGTAGCAACTAGTCCTGGGAGGTGTTCGTCGCGCAGGCGGATATCGTTGAAGCCTAATTTGACTAAATTATTGAGACTAAAATCATAATAGTTGAGCCAGTTCCAACGGCGATCGCTAAGTAATGGCATATATCTTTCCCGAAAGGTTTGATTGCGGGGAATGACTGGTAAACGTCCAATTAGTAGCCGTAGTTGGCGAAAGGTTCCATCTTCTGTAAAGTAAGAGACTTTCAATAAATCATGATAGCGACCTTGTTGATAAAGGCGAACTAATAAACCTACTGGGACGGGAACAATAATTAAGAAAATACACAATAATGTGAGTAAAGGCTGCTCTGCATTTTGAAAAATAGCTAATAAACTAATAAATTCTAAACAAATAAAACTAACTAATATAGAAACAGTTTCGTAATATGTAGGAATAATCGCTAGAGGACGCAGACGACGCGCTCTGTCTATTAACCAAAAGAGTAACCCAAAATAAGCTATGATTACTCCCCCCACGCCAAATACTAACCAAAAGCTTGTTCCATAACCACTCAACAATAGTAATACACTCAATGCCAACCACTGTAAAGCTTCTAGCATCCAATTTCCTATAGATAGAGGTTCAGCTACGACTAGGCGATCGCTCAATTTGGTATATGTTTCTAAATCTATATCTGCTAAACTTAGCATCTCACTGCTATTACGAAATGGTTTGGCTTCCCGACGTTGAATAATTACATTTGCTTGGTTGAGTGAAAAACCTAAATTAATTAAACTTGTTACAGATGCACTATTAATATTTGTTCCTATTAAACGTTTAGTTAACTCTTTGAGGCGGAGTTGTTGTTTGGTGTATTCTAATTGATTAGCATCAGCGACTTGCTGCTGTTGTCGAAAATTCTGACCTAAATTACGCAAGACATTTTGATTACCTTGTAGTGTAGGAACATTAAACATTTTACCAATCTGCCCAGGATTACCTAAAATTTTGGCTTGATTAGAATTAAATGTTAATCCTGGCACATTTAAGAATGCTTCTTGAGAAAAGATAACATCGCTAAAATCTGCTTGGTTGAGAATACTTGCACCACGTAAATCAACTGGCTGATTAAATAAAGCTTCCCGAAAAATGACGGCTTGCTCAAAAGTTGTTTCTGTTAAGGAAAGTGTCTGATTAAAATTACCTCTTGTAAACCTTGCTTGATTAGCAAATCTCACACCAGAAAAGTCAGACTTTTCTTGCCATTGGACACTATTAAATTTAGCTAGTTGTTTAAAATAAGCTTGTTGGAAGCTGGCAGTATTTTCAAAGTTAGTCCCTTGAAAATTAGCAGTTTCTTGAAATTGTGTTTGTTTAAAATTGGCTTTATCGAAAAAAATACTATCTTGAAAATTACTGACTTGGCGAAAACTAGCATTCGTAAAGTTGACTGAACGGCTAAATCTCGCCTCATTCCAGCTAACTGGTTGTAGAAATGTGGCATTTTTGGCATCAACAGATTGTAAAAAAAAAGTATTAGCAAAGGTAACTTCGCCATTAAAACGGGCTTGTTCTAGTGTTAATACACCACGAAAAACCGTCACTTCACCCGATAATGGTGATTGAGTAGCCAGTAGCGATCGACAGTCTCTGGAATGGGGTAAACCTACAGCTAATGATTGCAAGCAAACAAGGCGGAGACGTTCTAATTGTGATTGTTCGGTGGCGGTGAAGATAGGGGCGATCGCTTGAGCATATAAAGGTGTTCTCAAGCCTAAATCACTACCAACAAAATCCCCTTGAATTAGAGCATAACTTAAATCTAAACCTAGAGGTTTTGCACCAGTTTTTTGTAATTCCTTGCGTAACAACTGATAAAAAGCATCACGAAAGCCGGGGTTTTCTGGACGCAAATCGATTACCATCTGCCGCAAATCTACTGTTAAATTACCTTCGCGGAGAATTGGCGATCGCAATCTTTCTTGTAACAATTCCAAAGTTAAAGGTGTGCGTTCTGGTTGTGTTGGAGCCGCCCAAACTGGTAAAGGCAGCAATAACACTAACAACGCACACAAACTTATCAATAATTTCCAGCAAGTAAACAATCTAGGCAATGGGATTTTGGCTTATTCATCGCTAAGGAGCAGAACAATTTTACCCGCAATACTCCCAGATTCAATTAATTGATGCGCCTTAGCTGCATCTTGCAAGGGGAATTTGTGGCTAACATGGATTTTTAACTTACCCTGATCAATCCAGTCAGCACATTTAGCTAAAATTTCTGCGTGATGTTCCTGCACCTCTACCAAGTTTAACAACATTGGTGTCAGCATTAATTCAAAACCAATCCGCAAGTTACGGTTTCTTGCTACCTTCCAAACTGTATTTGCATCTGGTTCGAGAATAGTCACAATATCGCCGTATATCCGCACGGCTGGAAAGGTTTTGTGAAAGGTTTCGCCGCCAACAGTATCAAAAGCTAAATCCACACCTTCGCCGTTAGTCCAGTCTAAAGCAGCTTGGGCAAATTCTGTCTGTTGATAATTGATGACATGATCAGCGCCCAGTTGTCTAACAAAACGCGCCTTTTCTTCAGAACTAACGGTAGTAGCGACACTTGCGCCTTTCAGTTTCGCCAATTGAATCGCTACATGGCCAACACCACCCGCACCCGCATGGATTAAAACTTTTTCTCCTGGTTCTAATCTTCCCCTTTCATATAATGCCTCCCAAGCTGTGATAAGTACCAGAGGCGCAGCTGCGGCTTCAGCAAAGGAAAGGGAATCTGGTTTATGTGCAGTAAAGCGTTCATCAACTACAGTATATTCCGCGTAATTACCTTGATGTCCACCTAAACCCCCATTGCAGAAGTACACCGCATCCCCCACACGAAAACGCTGTACACCTGCGCCTACAGCCTCTACAATACCTGCACCATCACATCCTAAAATAGCAGGCATTTTATCTGGGTAAAAAGTACCACGTTTGCGTAGTTTAGTATCAATGGGGTTAATTCCAGCCGCTACTAAGCGAACTAACAGTTCTGTACTTCCCACCGGAACACCAGGATTTAGAACTTCCTGTAATTGCAATACATCAGGATTTCCTGGCGCTGTCATCACAACGGCTTTCATGAGTTTTTCCTCCACGCTGAAATTATTTGCACATAGTGCAAATTTAGCGTATTTAAGAGGTAATACCGATTCAAAAAATATTTTCAACACATTTATGATCTGTATGAGCGTACAGGACTACCCCCGCGATTGAATAGTTTTAATTAATTCATAGAAAGGTTGCCAATTGTCTTCTTGAACAATTGGTTCCCAAACTTCCTCAATTACTGGTCTTAATAATGCTGTTTTGGGATTGTAATAAGCCAAATTTCGAGCAATTACATCCATTTTTTCCATGTCAAAATCATTGAGAATCTGATGATAAAGTACACACAAATGATCAAAATTCCCATCTGTACCTGAAGGGGGAACGATATCTGAACTACTTAACACTAATCCTGGCTCATCTCTCCATTTAACAGAAAATGTGCGTGCCAACTCATAGAAAAACTGATGGTAGCCGACTTGACTTTCTTGTAAAAATTTAATGGTGAGGCTTAAAAGCTCATCGGCTTTTGGAGTATCCAATTGTTCAAAGCCTAGTTTCTTCAACATTAAAGAGCGATATTCTGCATGACAATACTCACTAAACTTAGCTAACCCAGCCTCCATGTCAGCTTTGTCAATGACTGCTCTTAATGGAACTTGCAACATTTCCAAGTTCCACTGACAGATACTTGGTTGATGAATGTAACAGTAACGCCCATAATAATCAAAATATGCGGCTGTAAAGTAAGGATTATAAGTAGGAATAAACCCATAAGGGCCATAGTCAAAGCTTTCCCCAGTAATTGACATATTGTCAGTATTGAGAACCGCATGGCAAAAACCAGCCGCCATCCATTGGGCTACCAGTTCGGCTACTCGTTTAACTAACTCTGCATAAAATAAAGCGTATTTATCTGATTTATCGGCTAGGTGCTGATAATAGTAATCAATTACATGGTCTAAGAGTTTGTGAATTAAATCTGGGCGTTGAAGATAATGTAAACGCTCAAAAGTGCCAAAACGGATATGCGACTTGTTCATCCGCACCATGACAGATGAACGGGTAGGTGAAGGCTCATCACCCCGCCACAAAGCTAAACCAGTTTCAATCATGCTGAGACAGCGAGAGGTGCGTACCCCCAACTGATGTAGTGCTTCTGCGGCTAAAACTTCCCGTATACCGCCCTTGAGGGTGAGCATACCATCACCACCACGAGAATAGGGTGTGCGACCAGAACCTTTTGTCCCAAAATCGTACAATTCACCATCAGTCCCGCGCACTTGTCCATATAAAAAGCCTCGACCATCGCCTAAGTTGGGATTATACTCACCAAATTGATAGCCGTGATAACGTAGGGCTAAAAGAGGTTTACGTCCTTGGAATAGACCAAAAGCTGTGATAAAGTCCTCGTCTGTAACTGTTTGCGGTTCTAGCCCCAGTCTTGGTAGCAGCGCATCATTACGCCAACGTAGGGTGAGTTGAGGAAATTCGGCGGCTGTCACTTCATCGTAGTAGTCATTACCCAAAGCTTGTAAGGCAGGTTCATAATTGAGGGCAATCAGAGGATTGTGATGATTTTGGGGATTGGAAGTTTCCGCTAAGGTCATTGATCAGCAGGCTTAATTGATTCTTCCCTCAATACTATCGTTCTGGGCAAGCTATGAGGAAATTTCCCCAGAAACTGAGAATTTAGATGAGTATAAAAGCTTGAACCACAATGTAATAAATTTTTCTCAATGGTTATCACATTGATTATCTATGGAAGCTTACAGGTGTACACCCTTACAGATACACTCAGTGGAATCAAAACTGTAACTATAGTTTTAAATGATAGTTTACATCAATAATTACCCATTATTTTTTTAAAAAATCACATCATATATAGATTAAACGGCTATACCATTCTATAAATAAATGATTATCATCTACAAACCTCGATACATTGAATGGAACTACCTGTTTTGGGGATCAAATATAAAATTTTACTTATACAATCAATCTAATATTTATTTAATAAATCTAATTTTGAGTTGACCATTTTGACATTAAAACCTGTAAACTTAATTTCAATACAGTGAGTGAACCGAAAGGAAGCTCAAGTAAGACCAAGCAATTCAACTATTTTTATTTACTCAGTAAATGTATCTGCCATTTCCTAGCAGGAGTGGTGGGGATCGATTTGCTTAGTGTAGTGAAAAGGTTTGTGTAAGGAACAAGAAAATTTGTTCACCTTGCACTAAATTATCATGCTTAAAAAACTTAATTTGACTCAAGGGGCTGTGATGACAGAGTTTTTTAATCAAATTTCTCGCCGTAAATTTATAGTCACAGCAGGGGTATCTGCTAGTGCTGTACTTTTAAAAGGTTGCTTAGGAAATCCGCCAGACACTACTGCTAGCACACAACCTGCGGCAACAGCTCAACCAGCCGCTAATAACAGTAACCCAGAGCAAGCACCAGAAGTTACAACAATCAAATTGGGCTACATTCCTATTATTGAATCAGCTCCTTTAATTATTGCTCAAGAAAAAGGCTTTTTTGCCAAGTATGGCATGACTAATGTAGAGCTTTCCAAGCAAGCTTCTTGGGGTTCTGCTAGAGATAACGTAGAGATTGGTTCTGCTGGTGGCGGGATTGATGGTGGTCAATGGCAAATGCCTATGCCACATCTGATTACAGAGGGTTTAATTACCAAAGGTAATCAAAAAATTCCTATGTATGTGTTAGCGCAGTTAGTTACACATGGAAATGGAATTGCGATCGCCAGCAAACATCAAGGTAAGGGTCTTACCTTAAAATTAGAAGGCTCTAAGTCTTTATTTACTCAACTCAAATCTTCTACACCTTTCACAGCTGCATATACCTTCCCCCAAGTTAACCAAGACTTTTGGATTCGCTACTGGTTAGCAGCAGGTGGTATTGATCCAGATGCAGATGT
Above is a genomic segment from Nostoc sp. MS1 containing:
- a CDS encoding pentapeptide repeat-containing protein — encoded protein: MPRLFTCWKLLISLCALLVLLLPLPVWAAPTQPERTPLTLELLQERLRSPILREGNLTVDLRQMVIDLRPENPGFRDAFYQLLRKELQKTGAKPLGLDLSYALIQGDFVGSDLGLRTPLYAQAIAPIFTATEQSQLERLRLVCLQSLAVGLPHSRDCRSLLATQSPLSGEVTVFRGVLTLEQARFNGEVTFANTFFLQSVDAKNATFLQPVSWNEARFSRSVNFTNASFRQVSNFQDSIFFDKANFKQTQFQETANFQGTNFENTASFQQAYFKQLAKFNSVQWQEKSDFSGVRFANQARFTRGNFNQTLSLTETTFEQAVIFREALFNQPVDLRGASILNQADFSDVIFSQEAFLNVPGLTFNSNQAKILGNPGQIGKMFNVPTLQGNQNVLRNLGQNFRQQQQVADANQLEYTKQQLRLKELTKRLIGTNINSASVTSLINLGFSLNQANVIIQRREAKPFRNSSEMLSLADIDLETYTKLSDRLVVAEPLSIGNWMLEALQWLALSVLLLLSGYGTSFWLVFGVGGVIIAYFGLLFWLIDRARRLRPLAIIPTYYETVSILVSFICLEFISLLAIFQNAEQPLLTLLCIFLIIVPVPVGLLVRLYQQGRYHDLLKVSYFTEDGTFRQLRLLIGRLPVIPRNQTFRERYMPLLSDRRWNWLNYYDFSLNNLVKLGFNDIRLRDEHLPGLVATLAWYQWTLGLLYITLVLWTLSRTIPGLNLLIYLK
- a CDS encoding sugar ABC transporter permease; translation: MTISLTELGLDDEDLQAAVANLRSQLEEVDGVEAANLVPVEDAPKNSKALGGWLLGLLNAEVNPANITKLFQFLGDRFGNKPIKIGVKAPDGRELNIEASSREEFEFALQKAQEFLNDKSNN
- a CDS encoding zinc-dependent alcohol dehydrogenase family protein, with translation MKAVVMTAPGNPDVLQLQEVLNPGVPVGSTELLVRLVAAGINPIDTKLRKRGTFYPDKMPAILGCDGAGIVEAVGAGVQRFRVGDAVYFCNGGLGGHQGNYAEYTVVDERFTAHKPDSLSFAEAAAAPLVLITAWEALYERGRLEPGEKVLIHAGAGGVGHVAIQLAKLKGASVATTVSSEEKARFVRQLGADHVINYQQTEFAQAALDWTNGEGVDLAFDTVGGETFHKTFPAVRIYGDIVTILEPDANTVWKVARNRNLRIGFELMLTPMLLNLVEVQEHHAEILAKCADWIDQGKLKIHVSHKFPLQDAAKAHQLIESGSIAGKIVLLLSDE
- a CDS encoding protein adenylyltransferase SelO; this encodes MTLAETSNPQNHHNPLIALNYEPALQALGNDYYDEVTAAEFPQLTLRWRNDALLPRLGLEPQTVTDEDFITAFGLFQGRKPLLALRYHGYQFGEYNPNLGDGRGFLYGQVRGTDGELYDFGTKGSGRTPYSRGGDGMLTLKGGIREVLAAEALHQLGVRTSRCLSMIETGLALWRGDEPSPTRSSVMVRMNKSHIRFGTFERLHYLQRPDLIHKLLDHVIDYYYQHLADKSDKYALFYAELVKRVAELVAQWMAAGFCHAVLNTDNMSITGESFDYGPYGFIPTYNPYFTAAYFDYYGRYCYIHQPSICQWNLEMLQVPLRAVIDKADMEAGLAKFSEYCHAEYRSLMLKKLGFEQLDTPKADELLSLTIKFLQESQVGYHQFFYELARTFSVKWRDEPGLVLSSSDIVPPSGTDGNFDHLCVLYHQILNDFDMEKMDVIARNLAYYNPKTALLRPVIEEVWEPIVQEDNWQPFYELIKTIQSRG
- the fba gene encoding class II fructose-bisphosphate aldolase (catalyzes the reversible aldol condensation of dihydroxyacetonephosphate and glyceraldehyde 3-phosphate in the Calvin cycle, glycolysis, and/or gluconeogenesis) — translated: MALVPMRLLLDHAAENGYGIPAFNVNNLEQIQAIMKAAEETDSPVILQASRGARNYAGENFLRHLILAAVETYPHIPIVMHQDHGNAPSTCYSAIKNNFTSVMMDGSLEADAKTPASFEYNVNVTREVVNVAHALGVSVEGELGCLGSLETGAGEAEDGHGFEGTLDHSQLLTDPDEAVSFVEATQVDALAVAIGTSHGAYKFTRKPTGEILAISRIEEIHRRLPNTHLVMHGSSSVPEDLIALINEYGGAIPETYGVPVEEIQKGIKSGVRKVNIDTDNRLAITAAVREALAKNPKEFDPRHFLKPSIKYMQKVCAERYQQFGTAGNASKIKQVTLEDFAAKYAKGELNAVTKAAAKV
- a CDS encoding caspase, EACC1-associated type, which translates into the protein MAKVALLIGISEYQEGLTPLPKAVNDVEAMRRILVNPEMGGFAEADVTVLKNPERQQMETAIFQLYANCQKDDLVLFYFSGHGVTVENGDFYFSTRITKKDKNKLILPTAVDATNVHKWMNQSKSKRQVVILDCCFSGAFAKGLTAKDDGIIDLQKYLGGEGRAILTASTSTQYAFESDGYDLSIYTHYLIQGIEKGAADQDGDGLIAVDELHGYAKSKVQEASPAMSPEFYPTKEGYRIFLAKSPKDDPKLKYRREVNNIAIEDEGDISALNRISLNFLRNNLGLSTDEADAIDFEVLEPYRKRQEKLQIYEQALSQIQRYPLSDRERNALKRLQNVLNFRDEDITQIEQRVLAAKQAEYQHQQQEVEKLRQEQEAAELQKQQAEKLRQEQEVAESSRKQAELQEQQEKKLSILDIPTKPCEFDRASIIINSGFLGFGKKLEIKRSRGQAQYFTEHLGNGVVIDMVAIPGGQFLMGSPENEPQRSNAESPQHKVTVQPFFMGKFPITQAQWKAIAALNKVNIDLKHYPSNFKSANRPVESVSWYDAVEFCLRLAAHTNIEYRLPSEAEWEYACRAGTTTPFHFGETITSDLANYNANYTYGAGVQRIYRQQTTEVGSFGVANAFGLYDMHGNVWEWCLDDLHKDYQVAPIDGSPWFNDMVTERSTTNDNLYQKQGRALLRGGSWVSNPNNCRSASRDYIYRDKYSYSIGFRVVCAVERILR